The region GGTTCCTCCAGCCTTCCCCCAGTGCCCCTTTTAACCCACAGAACATTCACAACTCCCCTTGTCTACCCATCCCCCTTGGCTCGTGCTCCATTTATTCTATTTGCATGTTGCATTGCGATTCCCTAACAGTTCCTTAAGAGCTTATTGGTTGTCCGAAGGGCTTCAGAAAGTATTCGGGTTTTGATGAAAATATAGCACAGATATTggtataaaatttataataaaagaaattctTAGAAAATGTAATAAGATATATTTCTCTCTTATATTATtcctaaaattaaatattttgagaaaattatattttctacATTAGTTTCCTAAAGAGaaagtatttatttgaaaacaaaagaaagaGCATTAACTATTCGACTTGACTTCCATTCCGTTGTTTTGTtacatttgttgttgttgctgtttcgCCGCACATGATTTGCCTTTCACTCGAGCTGAGTGAACGAATGAGACAGTGCGAGTTGGCCCCCCGGAATAGGCTCCCCCGGATACCCCACCCCCTGTGCCGCATCCTTCGCGGGGCACACCGTGGGGCACATTGCTCCAAAAATGTCAAAGCGCCGCCGCTGACACCGCTGGGCCTTTGTGGCGAGAGGGTGGGTCGTGGGGGGTAAGGGAGGTTGGGGGCTAAAGACTATGACAAGGGCGCGAGTATTTTTAGCATGAAGGAGCCAGCAAGGATGAGGGGAGAGCTGCAgaggatgtgtgtgtgtgtgtgacacCCGCGAGAAATGCCTCGCATTTTTTGCTTCTTTTGACCCACTTTGCTTTGTCGTCAGCAATGTGGTTCCTGTCCCAGCTTCGTCTCCTGTCCTGTCTCCCATGTCCTTTCTCGAGTCCTCCAGTCTTCCCGCCCCGTCGCCAGTCTCCTGTCTCCCGTCTCCCAGGCATGTGACACTCGGCGAGCGTTTAAATTGCGCCTCTCCTGGCCCATATTCGGGGCCAGTTGGCCTTGTTTGTGGGTCGCCTTTGTGCCATATTTCCACAAATTGAATTGGCCGTGTCAGGAATGAAAGGATGCAGCTATGAAATTTCTgcattcaaattttttgaccAGAAATTATTTTAGCAAAAAGTTTGCCGCATATGGTCCTACAGGAGGTATTCCTTGTACGGAATAATAGAGTGAGTTGGGTGAGAGCTCTCTAAAATCTTGTTGGACAATTTAAGGAACTACTAGCTAGTAAAAATACTATctaaaatgataaaaatatttttataaattcttCAATAACCGTTTATTGAATCACAACTgtatttccttttattttttctgtgtTTTCCAAACACTCACCGCATCTCCACCATAATAATGTTATTATGCATTCGGAGCAAGGCGGACCCGACTAGACTGAACCACTTTCGCCCAGGACCCatatgtgtgtgagtgtgagtggCTCTGCATGtgtttgtatgtgtgtgtggggcaGACCACTTCTCCTCTGGAGTGGGCTAAAATCTGACGACGTCCGAAACGACCCGACACATGGCACTTGAGCAAATTTGCATAATAGAAATTAAAATGGATTTTAACATTTCTGTGTTAGATTATGTTCGGGGGCTTCGGGGAGGAACTGGGAAAGAAAACCTTGAAAAAGGAGGTTGATTCTTTTTCAgaagaatttaaaataaagtctTCCACAATATAGAACCTGGTCAGCTTTAAGCAAAGTCTTTAAGGATCTCGGGCTTGCTTTGAACGATTTTAATGCCTCAccttttcttgtttaaattcTTTCCTGGTGACCTGCTCCTTGGCTTCGCTCGGAAGGAATTGGGTCTCATTTGCGTAGGCCAGAAAAACTTTCCCCGCCAGAGCTGGCTTTCTCCGTTCCTCTCGGCCTCTGTCCCAGATGGCCTGCTCCAGTTTGGTCTGGCATGCCGAAACATAAAACGGCATTAAGGCAACTTTTAAATAATGCAAGAGGACACACACAGAAATTCCTGCTTAAATACTTTGATTTGGATTCGCATCCGAGAGTTTTGGAAGCTAGAAAATGCAACATTTTGGGGGTGGCAGCAAGGACAGGGGCGTGGGGTTTCTGCCAACATATTTTCTTAAACTTTAACATGTTGTCCTCTGGCATTTTTAGCCATATTTGCTGCTGCCATTCTTGGCCTTGCAGCATTTTGTGGCAGGATATTTTCGGCGCTTGGACACAAGCCAGGAAAAGGGCCAAAATGAAATATGTGAAATAAATAAGCCAAAATTGTTTTGTCATACGTGTGGTCAGAGAGGGGGACTCTGAAAGGGGTTGCGggtcgaaaaattaaaaattccttaTCCTGATTTGGGGGGGGAGGTTAAGACTTTAAAAGTTGTTATTGTTTCCGCGTTAAAGGTCAATCGAAATCTTTAAGCCCCATTGTCCTGGTTGTGGAAATCCAACTGCCAGTCCTGTGGATGTCCTTCTTTTCGTTGTGAGAGCTCTTTTGAGCTGGTTATTGGGTCACTGATGTTGATGTCCTTAATGTTGCTGATGTGCAATTGCCGGCGAGGACGAAGAAGGAGCTTATGCATTCGCTGGCCAACGGCTTATCCTTTATTGAATCCTGAGAGGACTCTGTGCTTCCTTTCTCACAAGTCTCACAAGTCTATTATTACGGCTGGTCGGTCAACAACGGCAGCTGGAAAAACTGGGAAATGGCAAGTGTGTTTAACCTTGAACTTCAAAGGCCAGCTACGCTCTGCGACCTCAGCCTCCTTTcgcaaaatatatatattatatttttctgtgttttcACTTGCTTTTCACAGGCAATTTCAGGCCGTAAATTAGTTTTATGTTGCTCGATTttgcttttattaaattacCTTTTTCATGATTACTTGGAAACTTCATTTGGAAAAATGCGCCTGCCGACGGAAATAGCCAACGAGGTCGACTCGCTGCCTGTCCTCCAATAATTTGCGCCATTTTGTAATTTCGGTTCACTCCTTGCTCCGTGCTCCTTGTGCCTGACTCGGCGGAGTCCTGGCTCCTTggcgttgctgctgcttccgTCGTTTTGGGTCGAAGACCTAATAAAGTGCCCGCAAAAACCATCGAAAGACTCCAGTTCTCCCGTACCCCACTCGGGATCTGGATCTGGAGCCTACAGGTTAATTATCTTTGGTGTAATTTAGTGGCCGAGAAGGgcttacattttaatttatttgaccAGTGAAGGGATTGGATTAGACGCCCTGATAAATGGCCGTCAACTGGCTAGTTAAATAGCAAAACTGTTGCCTAATTTGGGGCTCTTTACCgaaacttttttgggaaaaagccCAGCTGATTATCATATTTTCCTTTCGCGACATTGGGCTCTTTAATGGATAAGGTTAAATGGCCAGGACTTGCTCTGGATCGGAGGAATTAAGTAACCTCGTTGAGAAGCCAGCCACAGGTTGCTTGTCAAAGGTAAAAATAAAACGGCGAGGATTCTTTCAGAACTGCCTGTCAGAACTCCGTTCGTGCATTAGCAAAattgaattcaaaacgattcATAAGTAAAATTCTATTAAGACACCAGTCTAGCTGGAGAGGGCCTTGATGTATTTGTGATACAGAACAGTATAAATCAACTGGGGCACATCCATTCCAGCGAAATGCGAAATTCGAATGCGAAATCCGACTGCTGACAAGTGTCACCGGGAGATGCTATGACAAAGTGTCAAAAGAATGCTTGACATCTGGCTGTCTGTCTCTTTCTCGGCCCTAGCCCTGTCTCTCTCGTTTCAGCATGTGTAGCCTGTCCAATCGTACATTTCTCATATCTTTTTTTGCTGTTGCCGTGTTATTCTGCAGGGCTTTCATATTGCCGCTTCTTGGGTTGCTTATATTTATCCATCGTACGTATATACCGATTTGGGCTGCGGGCCAGTCATGAGATACAGGTAGGACCTAGGGGGACCCTCACCTCTGACAGTCTcacacgtttttttttttttgctcacaGTCCCTTCGGCGATCCTTTTAGCACCTGCCCCCAGTCTGCCCTCCAGCCCCTCCTGGGTGTATAATTTCATCTGTCAACTGATGGAGTGCCGCGGGAGAAAAACAAGATTTTTATCTGGAAACCGTCAATAGAAAGGGAAATTTGCACGCGGCATGGTGAATTAGTAAAGTGGTTAAGATTCTGCGAAGACTCGGAGGGCCCTTGATGAGCATCGACAGGTTTAAAGGCTTTAGCCTTCACGCTTTTTCCCTCTgtgtatacaaaaaaaatctctCCGTCTGGTCCGCCACTTAACCTCCGTGTTCCTGCCCCGTTTTTATGCTCCTCTAATTGTCTGTTATGCTGCGAATTGCATGCATAATTTTCAATCGGGCCTGAATCAGCCGCCAAACGGAAATGGCTACTGGATTTTAATTGGAGCCCGTGTCTGAGACCTGTGACTGTGCGGAGTGCGTGTGCGGAAAGGTCAACTGGCAGGCACCAGGAGGCGGCCGCAAGGTGGGCTGCCCAGCCGCAAGTGGGTCAGTGGAGTTCCATTGCCGAAGGGGCCAGTCAATACCCCGAAGCCACAAGATCCCAAGACAGGTGGGATTGTGGGCTCCAACTTAACAGAAGAGCTCTACCTCGTTTGTGGACTGTGAGCTAACAGCCAGAGAGCGGCAGTTCCCCTCTTGTGGAATCCAACTAACAGAAGTTGGAGAATCCAACTTGGGGAGACAGTGGTTGCCCCCACAGGTCTCACGGAGTCAAACTTGTTGACTGTTTCTATTGGAGTCCAGACCAAATATTTGCCCAAATATGAAGCATATTACAAAAAAGTCGACACACTCGAAGGCTTGTATGCAAATGGGATATTTTTACGCCAACGTCAGCGCTTgaccataaatattttcggGTCTAATATCTCGGGGGAACCAGAGTGTTCCGGCAATACGTTCACCGGAAAAAGGGATTGTTTGCTTGGGTCCCAGAATTAGATTAACCGCCTTGGGGGCCAAAGGATGCGAAGGATACTCCCACGCatgtttacaataataaatttgTGGCCTGACTGGACCACTTGCATAATTAACTCAAATAGAGAGTTCCGTTTTTAGGTTATACCCAATACTGGCTATAGTACGGTGGGGTGGCAGCCCTAACTGGGCACCCTGTGACATCTGTCAAAAAGGAATTTATTTTCGAGAATTTTCATTCCCTAAGGATGTCGGTGAAACAAAGCTCCCCGGAAATAAACGCCTGCAAGGCCATCATAAAGAGTTTGTTCGGTACCTCGTACAAGCACCTGGCTTGGGTCTTCTACGAGCCGCTGGACGCCCAAATGCTGGCCCTCTACGACTACCACGAGATCGTGAAGGAGCCCATGGACCTGTCCACCGTGCGCCACCGGATTAGCTCCGGCTGCTACCAGAACGCCGCGGATTTTGCCAAGGATGTGCGCCTGATATTCTACAACACGTACCTGTACACCAAACCGGGACACCTGTGCTACGAAATGGCCAAGAAGTTGCAAGTAGTCTTTGAGGAGATGTTTGCCCAGGTGGCGGCCAACCCGGGAGCACCAGGGACAAGCTGCTATAGCGACACGGAGGAAAGCAGCTCCTCCAGTTCTTCTTCATCTTCTTCGGAAGATGACTCTGATTCGGAGGAGAGTGGGACGAGCAGCAGCTCCGAGGCCTCCCAAGCCACCTCATCCTCCACCGCGCCACCTCCTGCCCCTGTCCCAGAGTGGGCGAAGACCGGGATGAGTTCCTTTACTACCGAAGAGGATCTTGACCTGCACGCCAAGATCCAGCAGCTGGACGGCGAGGTACTGCTCCACGTGATTCATTTGATCCAGCGCGGTGAGGGCGGCGGGTACGGCAACAAGGAGCTGGAGTTTGACGTCTGCCAACTGAAGGTCCACACCAAGCGATCCATCCTAGAGTATCTGGAGAGCAGGGGCATCAACGGCAAGAGACAGGCCCGCAGTCGCCCCAAATATAATTGATTAATTGTATTATTcaatattattcatttaattatttaatataatttatttaattatttaatttttgtttcattattTAGTGTATTATACTTGTTATCTGTTTCTGTGTTTATCATTTGCCCATGCGAGCCGCCTCGATTCTATTGTAGCGGAGCTGCCGGTAGTCGCGGAACTGCCCGTTCCAGACCTTATTTCGCATAATCTCCTGCGGACTCGAGGCCATGTAAGAGAAGAAGGTCTTGCGTGGCGGTCCACCCGGCACGAGGTAGTTGCCCATCGCGTACCAAGCAGGGTTTAGGCTGGCCATGTAGCTCGAGTTTAGGACGTCGTAGTACTTCAACTTAGCCTTGGCAGCCTATGTGGTATAAAGGGGGATAAGACGAGAATAGTTCATGGGCATTACAGACTTACCACTTTCTTGAGGGACTTGTAGTGATCAAAGTTCTCCTCGCCCGGCTTCACCCTGTCCAGACCCATCAAGTCTGGAGTAGGGGTGCTGTCCTGCACGAGGGATACCATCTCGAAAATCCTATTAGCCTCGTTTATGCTGGCCTCCAGCTCTTTATGGGTGTAGACCTTGCCGAAGCGCCGCTTGATCCACTCGCGCAGCTGCGGAATCTTGTGCGAGTCCGGCAGACTGGCCAGGACGAAGCGCTGATCCTTGCTCAGCAGTCGCAAGCCGTCCTTGAGAAGCTTGTCCATCTGTTCGGCATCGTCGGGATCGTACTTTTCGCCTTCCTTGTAGACGAGGGCCTTGCGCGTTGTAAGGCGGTCCGCGCGCTCCATCTCGGCCCGTTTGATCGTCTCCTGCTTTTTGAATATGGCCTTGGCGCATCGCAGCACCGCCTCCACAATCTCCGCCTTGTGGTCGACATGGCTGCGCTGGCTGTGGTCGCTGGAGCGGTCCAGGGTACTCCTGCTTTCCGACGTATATTGCTCCGCGTACGGGTCGAACAGGTCAGGGGGTCGTTGATTTTCCATCTGCGCTAACGCAGGCGTACCTTTCTTTTGCTCAGGTCGGGTAGGCCACTTCTCGCCCGCTTCTTCCTCAGATCCGGGTGGTATCTCGTCTTCGATGTTGATCTCCGACACCAAACAATCGAAATCGCAATCTGCCGACGGCCCGGAATCAGATTTATCCAACGCCTTGACGAACGACGTACACAGAATCCGGTCCAGGTCGAAGGGCTTGGGTTGGCCGGACTTAAAGACCCGCTGGTACTTGAATTTGTACGGTCTGTTAGTACGGGTTCCGCGGAAGAACTTCTTTTTGGTCCGCTTGCTGGAGCACCGTATCTCGCACTCACGGCCTTTCGCATCGATTTTTCCCGGAGCCAGGAAGAACGAGATGGCCATCTTCTTGGGCGCCGGCGGCAGCGAGCACTCCGACACTTGTAACGGCGCCCGGCACCGCTCCGACTTCTTTGTGAAATCAATGTCCGTCATCCGGAATCCTCCACTTACCAACTTGCGTGACGGTGGCTTCCATTGCGGCTCCTTCTTAACAGGTCTCTTCTTTTTATTATCCGGTTCCGGTGGTGGGGGCTCttccttcttcttcttttcctTGCCCTTCTTGGGATCCTTTTTCTAAAAGAGGACAATCAGCTTGTGATTTATGATCTTAAAGGCATATGCTTACCTTGCCACCGCCGCATCCGCCACCCTCTAGTCTCCTGCCTCGATATGTGTCCAAGGTAGCCGTGTGAGCCATGTCCTGATCATCTTCATCATGGCCACCACCCTCTAGTCTCCTGCCCCGATACGTGTCCGTGGCCGCCGTGTGGGCCATTTCCTGATCTTCTCCCACTAAGGCTCGGCCCACTTTCACGCCGGGCTCTGGCCAGGGCTGCGATACCAGCATCTGCTGGCAGAGGACGCAGTTGAAGTTATCGATGGTCATCACCTTGGTCTGGTCGCAGTGCATGGCCTTGCGATGGCGCTCCATGATGATGTCGATGTCGTGCTCCAGTTGTTCCAGGATCCGCTTTCGTCGGAGCTTGGCATACGGCTCTCTGACGTCGATGAGCTCCAGGCAGCGGTCGCGCGCCTTCACCGCCATCTCGTCCCGCAGAATTTGCGACTGCACCACCAGACCCCTGTGAACAAGACACATGGTCCCCTCGCTTTTCTCGCCCTCCGTCGCCTCGTCGTCGCTTTTTTTCTCGACCTGGCTCAGCTTGAAGTAGCGCTCAAGGGTGTCGTCGAGTGTTTGCTTGATCAGACGCTGGC is a window of Drosophila bipectinata strain 14024-0381.07 chromosome 2R, DbipHiC1v2, whole genome shotgun sequence DNA encoding:
- the tbrd-3 gene encoding bromodomain-containing protein 2, with the translated sequence MSVKQSSPEINACKAIIKSLFGTSYKHLAWVFYEPLDAQMLALYDYHEIVKEPMDLSTVRHRISSGCYQNAADFAKDVRLIFYNTYLYTKPGHLCYEMAKKLQVVFEEMFAQVAANPGAPGTSCYSDTEESSSSSSSSSSSEDDSDSEESGTSSSSEASQATSSSTAPPPAPVPEWAKTGMSSFTTEEDLDLHAKIQQLDGEVLLHVIHLIQRGEGGGYGNKELEFDVCQLKVHTKRSILEYLESRGINGKRQARSRPKYN
- the LOC108125245 gene encoding uncharacterized protein; protein product: MKIRAKLEEVNKKLNLAAWYTAMSVGQEKLCVEMHNILRDDYEQGTGHHMYQALLTLGLKPVISKDKISRMVQLSRNNVLAFLFFVLEGYYKTCHKDGVFSVNEKLLMIAIAKIDFLPTVRALDTVLPEARPSHLDVKRQEAEKRKADEPKLIPVQSDESAPPKKQKRKQVKKSPYFMAQPKPVPRTSNLSTTLPDFVVGFKFWPINGPPNYGKEEPTPWFAQYRLNPGQRLIKQTLDDTLERYFKLSQVEKKSDDEATEGEKSEGTMCLVHRGLVVQSQILRDEMAVKARDRCLELIDVREPYAKLRRKRILEQLEHDIDIIMERHRKAMHCDQTKVMTIDNFNCVLCQQMLVSQPWPEPGVKVGRALVGEDQEMAHTAATDTYRGRRLEGGGHDEDDQDMAHTATLDTYRGRRLEGGGCGGGKKKDPKKGKEKKKKEEPPPPEPDNKKKRPVKKEPQWKPPSRKLVSGGFRMTDIDFTKKSERCRAPLQVSECSLPPAPKKMAISFFLAPGKIDAKGRECEIRCSSKRTKKKFFRGTRTNRPYKFKYQRVFKSGQPKPFDLDRILCTSFVKALDKSDSGPSADCDFDCLVSEINIEDEIPPGSEEEAGEKWPTRPEQKKGTPALAQMENQRPPDLFDPYAEQYTSESRSTLDRSSDHSQRSHVDHKAEIVEAVLRCAKAIFKKQETIKRAEMERADRLTTRKALVYKEGEKYDPDDAEQMDKLLKDGLRLLSKDQRFVLASLPDSHKIPQLREWIKRRFGKVYTHKELEASINEANRIFEMVSLVQDSTPTPDLMGLDRVKPGEENFDHYKSLKKVAAKAKLKYYDVLNSSYMASLNPAWYAMGNYLVPGGPPRKTFFSYMASSPQEIMRNKVWNGQFRDYRQLRYNRIEAARMGK